The genomic stretch TACGGTTGATGTCGATGAGCAGTTGGCGGGCGATGCGCAAGCCCTCGTCGATGCGGAAGCTCTCGTCGAGATAGGGATCGTTGATCAACCCCTTCCAGCCGACGGTGGTGCGCGGCTTCTCGAAATAGACCCGCATCACGATCTCCAGCGTGTCGGCGTACTTCTCGCGCTGAGCCAGCAACTGGCGTGCGTAGTCGACGGCAGCGGCGGGGTCATGGATCGAACAAGGGCCGATGATGACGAGCAGGCGGTCGTCCTTCTGCGCCATGATCTTGCGGATGCGCTGGCGGGTCTCCCCCACAAGCGCCTCGACCGGCGTGCCGCGGATCGGGAAGAACCGGATCAGATGCTCGGGCGGTGGCAGCGGCGTCACGTCCGTGATCCTTTCGTCGTCGGTCTGCGAGGTCTTGTCGACTGGCGCATACCACCCCTCGACAGCGCTGGTGGACTTGGCGTTCATGAGACGGGTTCTCCTTCGTTTCGGGTTGCAGTGCTGGAGGGGTGCCGGCCAAAAAAAAACCGCCGGGGGGACCCCGGCGGTTTCTCGGATTCGGTTCGCTCGTTTTGCCTACGCGCTCGCCTCTCCTCCGCCGGTGCGGTGCGAGAACCAAAAGAAAAAGAAAGCGTAGGCGCGAGACATGGGCGGTAATGTAGCACGCAGCATTGCCTGGCGGTCAAGTGCTGTCGTGCGACGGTCGCCGCATCGCGTGGCGTGCCCGACCCCCACTCACACCAGGATGTCGGGCTCCGGCGGCGGCCCACCCGGCTCGGGGCGCAGCCCGCGCGTGATGGCGGCCCACCACCCGGGCTTGCGGCCCGGGGGATCGAGCACAGGGTCGGGCTGCCGCAATACCTCCAGCTCGCCCAGCATGCGGGTGGCCACGTCGATGAAGTCGTGCCGCAGTTCCTGGTCGTCGCCGGTGTTCCGCTGCGTCGCCTCGATCCAGGCGTCCAGCAGCCATTGCACCTCGGTGAAGGTGACGGCGTAGTGCCGCAAGGTCTCGGGGAGGACATGCTGCCCGCCGAGCATTGCCGCGCGCTCGGCTTCCAACCGCTCGCGCATGTCCTGCTGCAGCTTCGCACGCACTGGCCCAGTGGCCGTGCGCACCTGGCGCACGAACTTCATCAGGTCGGCGTTGATGCGCTCCGCCCGCTCAATGACCAACGGGTCGGGCGGGGCACGAGGAGGAGGCGGCGGCAGCGGATGGTCGTCAGACATCGAAAACCAGCACGACCCGATGCCGTGCTCGCGTCAGCGTATCCGGTCACGTAGGGCGCCGCAAGCGCCCGCGCCACCCAGTCGACCCTGCCGTGAGAAAGCTCTCAGTCGGCAGGCGGCGGACCATCGGCGCACGGTCTGGCGCCACCGGCGGGACCACCGCGCCGGTCAGGGCACCGCGCCGGTCAGGGCACCGCGCCGGGCCGGCTTCAGGCCGCTCCGGCGCAGCCTCTCAGGCCGTCCCGCCGACGGTCAGGCCGTCGATGCGCAGCGTTGGTTGGCCGACGCCCACCGGTACGCTCTGGCCTTCCTTGCCGCAAGTGCCCACACCGGTGTCCAGCTGCAGATCGTTGCCAATCATGCTGACGCGGGTCAGCGCGTCGGGGCCGTTGCCGATGATGGTCGCACCCTTGATCGGGTACTGGACGCGCCCGTTCTCGACCCAATAAGCCTCGCTTGCCGAAAACACGAACTTGCCACTGGTGATGTCGACCTGGCCGCCGCCGAAGTTGGTGGCGTACAAGCCCTTCTTGATGCTCGCGACGATCTCGTCACGGGTCTTGTCGCCGGCCAGCATGTAGGTGTTGGTCATGCGCGGCATCGGGACATGCGCATAGCTTTCGCGGCGACCGTTGCCGGTCGGGCGCACCTTCATCAGGCGCGCGTTCATCGCGTCCTGGATGTAGCCGCGCAGGATGCCATCCTCGATCAGCACGTTGCGCTGCGTCGCATTGCCTTCATCGTCCACGTTCAACGAACCGCGCCGGTCGGGCAAGGTGCCGTCGTCGAGCACGGTCACACCCTTGGCCGCCACCCGTTCACCGATGCGCCCCGAGAAAGCGCTCGACCCCTTGCGGTTGAAATCGCCCTCCAGCCCATGCCCCACCGCCTCGTGCAGCAGCACGCCCGGCCAGCCGGGACCCAGCACCACGGTCATTTCGCCGGCGGGGGCGGGACGGCTTTCGAGGTTGGTGAGCGCCGCGCTCACGGCGTCGTTCACATAACCTTCGATCACGGAATCATGGAAGTACCCCAGCCCGAAGCGGCCACCGCCGCCGCCGGAGCCGACTTCGCGACGGCCGTTCTGCTCGGCGATCACGGTCACCGACAGCCGCACCAGGGGCCGGACGTCGGCAGCGATGGTGCCGTCGGCGCGTGCCACCATCACGACGTCGTATTC from Caldimonas brevitalea encodes the following:
- the tldD gene encoding metalloprotease TldD: MISREPTLERLAIAKSLLLDPFGLDEAKLAQALRVIGEHRIDDADLYFQYTRSEGWSLEEGIVKSGSFGIEQGVGVRAVAGEKTAFAYSDDISLEALLDAARTVRTIAAGGQSRRVKVGGAPQVAGSRVLYAPMDPIATLDSTQKVALLERVEKMARSRDPRVVQVMAGLMGEYDVVMVARADGTIAADVRPLVRLSVTVIAEQNGRREVGSGGGGGRFGLGYFHDSVIEGYVNDAVSAALTNLESRPAPAGEMTVVLGPGWPGVLLHEAVGHGLEGDFNRKGSSAFSGRIGERVAAKGVTVLDDGTLPDRRGSLNVDDEGNATQRNVLIEDGILRGYIQDAMNARLMKVRPTGNGRRESYAHVPMPRMTNTYMLAGDKTRDEIVASIKKGLYATNFGGGQVDITSGKFVFSASEAYWVENGRVQYPIKGATIIGNGPDALTRVSMIGNDLQLDTGVGTCGKEGQSVPVGVGQPTLRIDGLTVGGTA